The following DNA comes from Thermogemmatispora onikobensis.
ACTCGACGCAGCGCTGCCGCCGTGTGAAGACAGCGCAGATCATCGCTGGTGAAAGGCGGGCCGAGCAGCTCCGCCAGAGCGGTCTCATCGATGCGCCCGCGATAGCGCAGGAACTGATCGCAGAGGATGGTCGGCGAATAGAGCGTAAGGGCAAAGTAGAAAGGCTTCTGGTCGTTGCATAGCTCATGACTGGCCAGGTAGTCCTTCAGCTTGCGATCGAAGGTCAGCAGGCGCTCACGGAAACGAGCCAAAGAGGTCGCTGCATCTTGCAGAGGAGTCAGCGTCAGCTCAACTGCGCCGAGGCCGCGTGTGCGCCCCGTTCCAATGCGCACCAGACCCGAGTGGCCCACCTCCTCGATAAAGCGCTGGAGCAAAGGGGCCTCTTCGTCGGAGGCTTTCACCAGTCCCCAGAAGCAGGTTCCCTCGTCCAGAACCTCACGATTGTAAAGGATCTCTTCCTGTACAGTTCCTCGCAAGCGGTCGATGCCAGTATGAGTCTGTAGGTGCCGCCGCCCGCGATAATCGGCCAGATGAAAGGCCCCGTTGTGTCGCGCATAACAACCGGTAATGCTCTGCATCGAGGCACTGCAGTCCTTACTAGGACAGGAGTGCAGCTTTTTAAGCGCCTTGATCGCTTGCGATTCATTGCCGGGCTGCAGAGCAAAGACAGCCCAGGCAAACAGTGTATCGCTCACGCCGTGCCCGTTCTCGTCCGCTTCCTGACCGCTATCGCTTTTAAAGCCTGGGTGCCGTTTGCAGCTTTGGGCCGTGCGCGGCAGCGGATAGACAGGGCTGAGTGCTATCTCTTGCTGGGACTTATTTTTCTTCTCTCCATCCGAGACCAGAGGAGCGAGCAACAGGTCGGGAAATTGTACGCGCCCGCTGAGAAAGAGGCGACTGAATTCGTCACGCTGGGTCGGATAGAGCAGACGGTGCAGACCAGCCAGGCTACCAGCCAGGCTCGTGCCAGGCAGGTAGTCCAGGCAACCAAAGCCAGAGGGGGCATGATCAGCGCGAATGGCCAGCGGCGCGCGGGCTTGCAGCAGCAGGGTGAAAGCGTTCATTCTTCATCCTCCTGCGCCGTCGAATAGTACATCAGCTCGTCGAGACGCGCCAGCCAGCCGCGCCATTCTTCGGGAGGATACTCCTCACCGTTGATTTCCAGACGCAGCACGTCGCAGTGACAACGCCCCTTTCCCGTTGACTTGTTGGCTCCGAGCTGCTCGACCAGATGCAGGCCCGCGAGCAAGAGCAGCAGCGAGTAAGTCGGGCTACGCGGCTCCTCATCAAGAGGCAGGCAGGTCAGCCAGCCGCGAATGGTGCCGGAGAAAGTTAGATGGCGCCGACCAAACTCGCTGGTGTAGAGGGCACCAGGGACCGCCGTGCGCGTAAGGCGCCGCAGGCGGACCTGCGTATAGGGGGTTACCAGGGCTTCGGGAGACTCTTGCAGTCCTTCCGCCGTGGATGCTGTCCCTGCAGTCGGAGCCGTCTCCGCGGTCGTCAAGAGGCGAGCGTTGTCAAAGAAGAGCGTTCCGGGCAGCATCTGCGAGCCGAAGATACGTGTGATCATGCTGACGCGTGACCCGAGGCCGCGCAGGGCCAGCTCATCATCGTGCGGAGTAGCCATGAGCTGGTACATTTCAGCCAGCTCTTCGTAGGTGCGGGCCAGTTGCTCGCAGCGTTCGCGGACGGCCCCCTTAAAGGTAGCCCCGGGTACGTAGAGCCAGCCCTGCTGATCACGCGCTACTGTACGATCGACCAATCCCCGGCGGAAGCCAGTCCCAAAATGGAAGGGAGTAAGGAAGGTTAAGCTGTAATCGATCGACAGGCGGTCAGTCCTCGCTTTCACGCTCGCCCTCCTCTGCTGCCACAAAATCGTAGAGTTCGACCAGGTCGAGCAGCGGCGTCAGGTAGATCTCTCGCCCCGACTGACCCTGGTCTTGAAGCCGCGACCAGGGGAAAATGACACGCGGGAAACCCTGGAAGAGACTAGCGTTTTCTATCGACTGGTCCCCGCGCAGGAGATAGCGCTGACTGAAGTCATAGAGCCGTTTCAGCAGAAACTCGCGCTCTCTGTCGCGGCAGCCCTGTAGGGCCGCCAGGGCCTCGGGAACGGTGCTGGTCCGGTTCATTTTGAGCACGGCCTCGCGTAGCTGATGCAACTTGGAGCGCGGAAAACCCAGGCGCTTCGCTTCGCGAATGGCTTGTAGCAGATCCTCCAGCGCGGGGAGCCGATAGGGGCGTAGCGTGGCACGGAATTCAGTGTCGGCCTCACGCTTGCAGTAGACGGTCTTGTAGAGATAGTCAAATTCATGGGTACCGGCGCCAGCTACGACCAGGAAATTGATGCGCGTGTCGTCGCCATCTCCGGCGTCACGCCACTGGTCCACCCGGGCCTGCTTCTTAGCGAACCTGAGCGCATTCTCCGCCAGATCGTGCATCAGGCCGAAAGGATACTTCAATGGGGCAAAAACTACCCCCACTGAGAGTGTGCCCTGCTGCTTACCTGCCTTTTCACGGAAGACACGGGCCACCTCCAGCGCCACGTTAAGGGCACGATCACCGCTGGTCAGCAGCATCAGGTCGTCGCCGCCAAGCAAGAGCACATCGAAGGGAAAGAAATAGTCGCCCTTTGGCTGAGCTTCTTGTCTTGCCTGACCATTCTCCTCCCCGTTGTCCTCCTCATCCAACAGGCCCTTCACGGGGACCGGCTTGAGGTGTTCAGCGACTGCGCTCGCCAGGGCCTCGTAGATGGCATCGTCGATATCGCTGGCGAATTCTTCGATTTGTTTGAGGGTCGAGAGCTTTTCAATCCTGCTGCCCATACCGTTGCCATCGGCGTAGATCAGGCCGAGATAGTCTCTGACACTACCACTACCTCGACCACTGCTGGCAACGGCGCGCAAGGTATCGATATCACGTGGGCGCTCCGGTTTGCACGGCTGGCCAGCTTCCTGGAAGTAATCAAGCGGCAGCAACTCGATCAGCTTCTTCCAAAGCACCGCTTGCTTTGCGCCATGAGCAGAGTCCAGCGCCTTGCCACTCAATTTGGCATCCACCAAGCCGTCAATACTTTTCTTGATCTGAGCATCCTCTCTTCTCTTCTGAAGGCAGACAGGGCAGTAACGCTGCTCTTCCCCCCGAGGCTCTCTCCAGGGGCTTTGCCCGGCAGCATATGCAAGGCCGCAGGAGTCGCAGAGCTGGAGCAGCGGATGAGACGGCAAGGCCACGATGGCCGGTGGGCAATCCTTGGCGCGGCGCAGCTTGTAGCGCAGCAGGTCAAGCTGCTGGAGCAGGTTAGCCTGCCAGAGATCAGGCTCAGCCAACTCCGCTGGCAGCCGCTGCACAGCGCCCGTGACAGTAGCCCCACCCTGGGTTTCTTCGCGGTATCTGGCCTGGACTCGTCTCACGAATTCTTCTGATTTGTCCTCAGCCAGCAAGAAGAGGCCCGAGCCGCCATTGGCATAGACCACCCGCGCGTTGGGATCGAGATCCCTGGCGATGGCTCCCATGATCTCACGGTTGAGTCGGTCGAGGATAGAGCTGGCACCCCGGATCTCTCTCAGACGATCGGTGCTGAAGACGTAGTTTTTGATACGATCGGTGTCGAGCGCTACCAGAGCATAGGCCACAGCTGCACTACCTCCTTCTGATGTCTACAGCGCTCTCTAGCTGCCCTACCCGGCAGACAATAGGAGTATAGCATAGTTATAGCCCTCCCACTTCAAAGGGGTATATGATTTTCTTCATAAATTTTTATGAATTTCACTAATACACCTATCAACCAACTACGTTACCCTGAATAGGATCACTATTTTTTACTAAAAAATCTCGCCACTTTTTCAACCCCTACGACGTGTAAATATACCTTACATATGAAAATCTGGCAATCTATCGTTACACAAGTGACCAGCAATACCTATGCGGAAGCATGAGCGAGTTATGGCTAGAGAGTAAAAGGTGTCCTCTCTCATAAGGGCAGTAACGAGCCGGAGAATTTCACCCCTGCTCCATTCTCACCTTCCCCGAGGGGGCAAAGTACGCTATCATATCAAGGCAGCCGGGAACAGCAGAGGACAACGGGGGTACCTCAGCCAGCCGCCATCGGCACTAGCAGGACCAGCCGGGCCGGGCCTGGCCGGACCGAGAGCCTATGAACCAGCCAGAGAGAACACACAACAGCCATCCTCACAGACAGTACGAACGGAGAAAACCACATGAGGCATAGAGAGCATCGAGAGCGCAGCAGCCCAACAAGCATAGCGATGGCCTTGCTCATCTCCCTCGCACGCCACTTCTCCCTTAAGCGCCTGCTCCTACGCACCGTGGGGGCCATCCTCAGCGCCCAGGCCATCACCCTGATCATCCTGCAAGTTATCTCGCGTCAGCGCAAGCGCTACCTTCCCCAGGGCGGCTTCCCACACACGCGCTTTGCTGAGGTCACCATCGGACAGGACCACCTGCAGCTCTACGACTACGGGCGCGACCTCTACGACGATATGCTCGCCGCCATCGACTCCGCTCAAGAAACCATTTATCTGGAATCATATATCTGGAAAGACGACAGCGTTGGCCGCGCCTTTAAAGAACACCTCATTCGCAAAGCCGAAGAAGGCGTTGCCGTCTACGTCATCTTCGACTGGTTCGCCAACCTGGTTGTCCCGCGCAAATTCAAAATCTTCCCTCCCACCATTCATGTGCTCCAGTACCAGGCGTTCCGCTACCCCTGGCATCTTTTCGATCCGCGACGCTATGCTCTCGACCATCGCAAACTACTCGTCGTCGACGGCAAAATCGGCTTCATCGGCGGCTACAACATCGGCGAAACCTACGCCACCAGCTGGCGCGACACCCACCTGCGCATCCGCGGGCCAGCCGCCGCCGACCTGGCCCAGTCCTTCGTCGACTTCTGGAACCAGCACGTACCCGCCTATGAACGCATCACCAGGCGCCACCCGCGCTGCTTCAACCCGCTCATCAACGTGCGCGGCACCAGCGCCATGCGCCTCATGTTCCCCATCCGCGACATGTACATCGAGGCCATCGACCGCGCCCAGCAGTTTATTTACCTCACTAACGCCTACTTTGTTCCCGATTCCATTCTGCTCGACGCCCTCAAGGCTGCCGCCCGGCGTGGCGTCGACGTCGAGATTCTCGTCCCCTGGATGTCCAACCACATCATCGCCGACTGGCTCTCGCGCAGCCACTTCAGCGAATGCCTCAAGGCCGGCATCCGCATCTTCGGCTATCGCCACATGCTCCACGCCAAAACCTGCACCATCGATGGCGAATGGGCAACCATCGGCACCGCCAACCTCGACCGCCTCAGCTCGATCGGCAACTACGAGATCAACGTGGAGATCTACAACGGCGACCTGGCCCGTCAGATGGAGGTCCTTTTCAAGTACGATAAGACCAATGCCTTCGAGCTGCGCCTCGAAGACTGGGAGCAGCGGCCCTGGTATGTGCGCCTCAGCGAGTGGCTCCTGACCCCACTGCGCTTCTTGACATGACTCTCCCACCCGCCACAGTTTTCCTGCCAGCAAGCAAAAAGAGAGCGCGCCCCGGCTGAGTCACTGGCAGCCTGCATCATCTGCCAGACTCAGCCGGGGCGCGCCCCTGCTCTCCACCGTCTGCTCATCAGTCTCTAGAGAAGCTGCCCCACCGCTGCCACGAATTCCTCGGTGGTCGCCCTGCCCCCCTGATCAGGAGGCAGCACCTGCCCGCGCCGATAGACCTCAGCAACGGCCTTCCTCAAGCGCCGCGCCTGCTCTCCATAGCCAAGATAGTCCAGCAACATGGCCCCAGAGAGCAGCATGGCCGTCGGGTTAATCACCCCCTTGCCAGCCAGATCCGGTGCGGAACCGTGCACCGGCTCAAAATAGGCATAGGCGGGACCATAGCAGCCACTTGGTGCCAGACCAAGCCCTCCAATGCAGCCAGCGGCCATATCGGCCAGAATGTCGCCGTGCTCATTCGAGAGCACAAC
Coding sequences within:
- a CDS encoding RAMP superfamily CRISPR-associated protein, yielding MNAFTLLLQARAPLAIRADHAPSGFGCLDYLPGTSLAGSLAGLHRLLYPTQRDEFSRLFLSGRVQFPDLLLAPLVSDGEKKNKSQQEIALSPVYPLPRTAQSCKRHPGFKSDSGQEADENGHGVSDTLFAWAVFALQPGNESQAIKALKKLHSCPSKDCSASMQSITGCYARHNGAFHLADYRGRRHLQTHTGIDRLRGTVQEEILYNREVLDEGTCFWGLVKASDEEAPLLQRFIEEVGHSGLVRIGTGRTRGLGAVELTLTPLQDAATSLARFRERLLTFDRKLKDYLASHELCNDQKPFYFALTLYSPTILCDQFLRYRGRIDETALAELLGPPFTSDDLRCLHTAAALRRVTGWNDLWGLPRAAEYAIERGSVFLFAYWERSGAGLDRLIEALFRLEEEGIGRRRNEGFGRVCVSDPFHFEVL
- a CDS encoding RAMP superfamily CRISPR-associated protein, translated to MKARTDRLSIDYSLTFLTPFHFGTGFRRGLVDRTVARDQQGWLYVPGATFKGAVRERCEQLARTYEELAEMYQLMATPHDDELALRGLGSRVSMITRIFGSQMLPGTLFFDNARLLTTAETAPTAGTASTAEGLQESPEALVTPYTQVRLRRLTRTAVPGALYTSEFGRRHLTFSGTIRGWLTCLPLDEEPRSPTYSLLLLLAGLHLVEQLGANKSTGKGRCHCDVLRLEINGEEYPPEEWRGWLARLDELMYYSTAQEDEE
- a CDS encoding Cas10/Cmr2 second palm domain-containing protein, whose protein sequence is MAYALVALDTDRIKNYVFSTDRLREIRGASSILDRLNREIMGAIARDLDPNARVVYANGGSGLFLLAEDKSEEFVRRVQARYREETQGGATVTGAVQRLPAELAEPDLWQANLLQQLDLLRYKLRRAKDCPPAIVALPSHPLLQLCDSCGLAYAAGQSPWREPRGEEQRYCPVCLQKRREDAQIKKSIDGLVDAKLSGKALDSAHGAKQAVLWKKLIELLPLDYFQEAGQPCKPERPRDIDTLRAVASSGRGSGSVRDYLGLIYADGNGMGSRIEKLSTLKQIEEFASDIDDAIYEALASAVAEHLKPVPVKGLLDEEDNGEENGQARQEAQPKGDYFFPFDVLLLGGDDLMLLTSGDRALNVALEVARVFREKAGKQQGTLSVGVVFAPLKYPFGLMHDLAENALRFAKKQARVDQWRDAGDGDDTRINFLVVAGAGTHEFDYLYKTVYCKREADTEFRATLRPYRLPALEDLLQAIREAKRLGFPRSKLHQLREAVLKMNRTSTVPEALAALQGCRDREREFLLKRLYDFSQRYLLRGDQSIENASLFQGFPRVIFPWSRLQDQGQSGREIYLTPLLDLVELYDFVAAEEGERESED
- a CDS encoding phospholipase D-like domain-containing protein gives rise to the protein MRHREHRERSSPTSIAMALLISLARHFSLKRLLLRTVGAILSAQAITLIILQVISRQRKRYLPQGGFPHTRFAEVTIGQDHLQLYDYGRDLYDDMLAAIDSAQETIYLESYIWKDDSVGRAFKEHLIRKAEEGVAVYVIFDWFANLVVPRKFKIFPPTIHVLQYQAFRYPWHLFDPRRYALDHRKLLVVDGKIGFIGGYNIGETYATSWRDTHLRIRGPAAADLAQSFVDFWNQHVPAYERITRRHPRCFNPLINVRGTSAMRLMFPIRDMYIEAIDRAQQFIYLTNAYFVPDSILLDALKAAARRGVDVEILVPWMSNHIIADWLSRSHFSECLKAGIRIFGYRHMLHAKTCTIDGEWATIGTANLDRLSSIGNYEINVEIYNGDLARQMEVLFKYDKTNAFELRLEDWEQRPWYVRLSEWLLTPLRFLT